In one window of Candidatus Krumholzibacteriia bacterium DNA:
- a CDS encoding exonuclease domain-containing protein: protein MEFPQLRTENLESLRARAHDYVRSVDRPVPSRELARALFQSEAPDDQVSPLLIRTLLRRDERFAEMDRGTWDLLGARYHDLPLSRARFSVVDLEATGSNPDRDQVIEVGVVVVEGLVITERYSTLVQPEVRIPAWIQRLTGIDESKVQNAPRFHQIAPALEGLLAGSVFVAHNVDFDERFLRMKMQSCGIEPEPWPSLCTVRLSRSVLRGFGSYRLDALAERLDIQLEHHHRAVDDAEAAARIFLHAVEHHLVPEGVRTVGELLAHGRNGTRARRASH, encoded by the coding sequence TTGGAGTTTCCTCAACTCCGGACCGAGAACCTGGAGAGTCTCCGGGCCCGGGCGCACGACTACGTCCGTAGTGTGGACCGTCCGGTTCCCTCGCGCGAGCTGGCCCGGGCCCTGTTCCAGAGCGAAGCGCCGGACGATCAGGTCTCACCGTTGCTGATCCGGACCTTGCTGCGGCGCGACGAACGCTTCGCCGAGATGGACCGGGGGACCTGGGACCTGCTCGGAGCCCGTTACCACGACCTGCCGCTGTCGCGGGCGCGCTTCAGCGTGGTCGATCTCGAGGCCACCGGCAGCAACCCCGACCGGGACCAGGTGATCGAGGTCGGCGTCGTGGTCGTCGAGGGCCTGGTGATCACCGAACGCTACTCCACGCTGGTGCAGCCGGAGGTCCGGATCCCGGCATGGATCCAGAGACTGACGGGGATCGACGAGTCCAAGGTCCAGAACGCACCGCGCTTCCACCAGATCGCACCGGCGCTCGAGGGCCTGCTGGCCGGTTCGGTGTTCGTGGCCCACAACGTGGACTTCGACGAGCGCTTCCTGCGCATGAAGATGCAGAGTTGCGGGATCGAACCCGAACCGTGGCCTTCGTTGTGCACGGTGCGTCTGTCGAGGAGCGTACTGCGCGGGTTCGGCAGCTACCGTCTCGACGCCCTGGCCGAGCGCCTCGACATCCAGCTGGAACACCACCATCGCGCCGTCGACGATGCGGAAGCCGCCGCGCGCATCTTCCTTCATGCGGTCGAGCACCACCTCGTGCCGGAGGGGGTGCGGACCGTCGGCGAGCTCCTCGCCCACGGCCGCAACGGCACGAGGGCTCGCCGGGCGTCGCACTGA